In Marispirochaeta sp., the genomic window GAAATTATAGTCTGTTTTAATCCTTTTTCTCTACCCTGTTTTTTCCATATTCATCAGTGAATAGCTTCTCCGTTGCACCCTATATCATCAGTGTTCATCAGCGGTTAAATTTTCCTCTTCTCACGGCCGCGATGGAAGCTCAGCTTATTAATTATCTCAAGTTTGCAAAGGTTCCTGTTGGCTACCTCATCAATTTTCGCGACAGCAAAGTCGAGTGGCGCAGGTTCATTGTCTCGGGGGAGTAGCTCCCCCTTTTCTAGTCGGTTTCATAAAATATTATGAAGGAAGGGCCGTTTGGCCCGTCCTTTTGTTTTCCTACGATGCCTTCTCCAGATCCTGCAGTATTAGCCGAGGATGCTTTGCAAGTATTCGCAACAATGCACGGGCCGGTCCCTCCGGCTGACGGCGGTCCTGCTCCCAATTCTGTAATGTATTGATGCTTATCCCTATGCAGCTCGCGAATTGTTTTTGCGTTAAGCCGAGATAGACTCTCAATGCTGCCAAATCACCGGCTTTCCAGTTTCCAGAAATAAGTCTTTTCCGTTGCTCCCGGGTAATTGCCCGCGCAAAACTGCTCTCGGTAAGTTTCTGTATTTTTTCACTCATTTCTCATACCTGCTATTGCTTCGCTATACATCGTTCGTTCCTTCCTTGTTGCAAATCGTTGCACTAATTAGCCTGATTGTATTTCCATCGTCACGCTCGACCGATACAACTACAATCATCCCTCGGACAATCGGACCTATAGAAATAATCCTGTCTTCTTCAATGCTGTGAGCAAAATCGTATACATCAAGTATCAGGTCTTCCGGTACTTTGAATAACTCAGACGCGTCCTCTAATGAGATCCCATGCTTTTTGAGGTTTGCCTGATTCTTTTTCAGATCCCACTGAATCTCCATGCGTTAATATACGCCAATGGCGTACAGTTGTCAAGTAGTTTCATTGGTAACTAATGAAGGACGGCCGTTTGGCCCGTCCTCCTGAAAATTCTCCCTTCTCTATTACGTATCAATGAACGATTTTCTTACGTACCACAGAATATCTTAATTGGAGCAGACATCCCGGAGCTTTCCGGGACGCAGTTCAATTCGGTCATTCGGTGAGGACGGATCATTCTTCTAATAATTCAAACTTCATTGAGTCTAAATGGATATAGCCCTTACCAATGTTTCCTGGCGCGTCTTGAGAGAATTCTATATAAAACGCGTTGATTGGTCCAATATACTTACAATTCACTGAGACACCCCATTGGTTTTCCAAGAAAGAATCAGAAAAATCAAAAAATTCCTCCGCTTCACTTTCCAGATGTCGTACGATTATCGCAGGGCGGTAAACGATTCCCCAATTTGTTTCTTTAGATTCTATATTATGAACTAAACAAATATAGTTACCATCACTTGAAATGCAAAATGTACTAGCTGTATCGCATCCTAAATAT contains:
- a CDS encoding BrnT family toxin; this encodes MEIQWDLKKNQANLKKHGISLEDASELFKVPEDLILDVYDFAHSIEEDRIISIGPIVRGMIVVVSVERDDGNTIRLISATICNKEGTNDV
- a CDS encoding helix-turn-helix domain-containing protein; translation: MSEKIQKLTESSFARAITREQRKRLISGNWKAGDLAALRVYLGLTQKQFASCIGISINTLQNWEQDRRQPEGPARALLRILAKHPRLILQDLEKAS